A genomic stretch from Sulfobacillus thermosulfidooxidans includes:
- a CDS encoding acylphosphatase, with amino-acid sequence MTIKRYRIEVVGRVQGVGFRQSAWEVAQRYHIAGWVRNCSERTRVQLEIEGEQEQLSSFIDWLKQGPTLARVDHLYQEEIPVQGISQFEIRR; translated from the coding sequence ATGACCATAAAGCGTTATCGCATCGAGGTTGTCGGCCGAGTTCAAGGTGTCGGGTTTCGGCAATCAGCGTGGGAAGTCGCGCAGCGCTATCACATTGCTGGATGGGTGCGAAATTGTTCAGAACGCACCCGTGTGCAATTGGAAATTGAAGGGGAACAAGAGCAGCTATCCTCGTTTATTGATTGGCTAAAACAAGGTCCAACATTAGCACGGGTTGACCATCTTTATCAAGAAGAAATTCCGGTGCAAGGGATTTCACAATTTGAAATTCGCCGATAA